The following proteins come from a genomic window of Nautilia profundicola AmH:
- a CDS encoding SpoIIE family protein phosphatase, translating to MVKFKNSIVFKVLIIIIILQSIIWIWIATSIKNHQAEILKTLNSQQKQFVVNFIEEQKEKTKEKTLCNLKKIINFSKTTFSYSLFNYQEEAAKKILDDVLLEDDVIKGVVIYDTVAKSVFLSAYKDHGKKIFSSKDLPEQFKKFKYIKKELIYNNEPIGYVKVYYDLTPVLQHLNEMEQNELKLVNIKFNQIYNATLQKEKMLFLYFVIAALFTIVILIFILNEFINKPLKEIRKGLERFFNFLANPKLKIQPIRINTKDEFGEIANFTNKGIAVSSKLHRELSELMNVIDKYVIISEFNEKGEIIDVTKAFCETCGYSKNEILNKKLDIFKNIKLDEIIKNVNKNGIWNGEVKCVSKDGKDYWLYSHMTKKCMFDDECKYIMISYNITDKKELEKLKNHLEDLVEQKTSKIKALLNMTEESIRYASLIQKSILPSEKVFAKCFKDYFVIWEPKDVLGGDIYFLDEVRKNEFLLMLIDCTGHGVHGALMTMLVKAVQMHIINELSLSEKEISPAEILEKFNVSIKSILKQYNKDSTSNAGFDGAIIYYNKEKNIFKFSSANVPIFYLDENEEVKTIRGNKRSVGDVFTDINYKYTEYDINIKEDMKFYVTTDGFLDQLGGESGFPFGKKRFMMLIQKYHNSSFSLQKELFLEELRKWQKDEMRNDDIAVIGFKI from the coding sequence ATGGTAAAATTTAAAAATAGTATAGTATTCAAAGTTTTAATAATAATTATAATTCTTCAAAGTATAATATGGATATGGATAGCGACTTCTATTAAAAATCACCAGGCTGAAATTTTAAAAACACTCAATTCCCAGCAGAAACAATTTGTTGTTAATTTTATTGAAGAACAAAAAGAAAAAACTAAAGAAAAAACTCTTTGTAACCTTAAAAAAATAATCAACTTTTCAAAAACCACTTTTAGTTATTCATTGTTTAATTACCAAGAAGAAGCGGCAAAAAAAATACTTGATGATGTTTTATTGGAAGATGACGTAATAAAAGGTGTGGTTATATATGATACTGTTGCCAAATCAGTTTTTCTTTCAGCATATAAAGACCATGGTAAAAAAATATTTTCTTCAAAAGATTTACCGGAGCAATTTAAAAAATTTAAATATATAAAAAAAGAGCTTATTTACAATAACGAACCTATCGGTTACGTTAAAGTGTATTATGATTTGACACCTGTTCTTCAACATTTAAACGAAATGGAACAAAACGAATTAAAACTTGTAAATATTAAATTCAATCAAATATATAACGCTACATTACAAAAAGAGAAAATGCTGTTTTTATATTTTGTAATTGCCGCACTGTTTACAATAGTAATTTTAATTTTTATATTAAATGAATTCATAAACAAACCGCTTAAAGAAATAAGAAAAGGTTTAGAAAGATTTTTCAATTTCTTAGCAAATCCGAAATTAAAAATTCAACCTATTAGAATAAACACAAAAGATGAGTTTGGAGAGATAGCGAACTTTACAAATAAAGGTATTGCAGTTAGTTCTAAATTACATAGAGAGCTTTCTGAGCTTATGAATGTAATAGATAAGTACGTAATTATCAGCGAGTTCAATGAAAAAGGTGAAATAATTGATGTTACAAAAGCTTTTTGCGAGACTTGCGGATATTCAAAAAACGAAATTCTTAATAAAAAATTGGATATATTTAAAAATATAAAATTAGACGAAATAATTAAAAACGTTAACAAAAACGGTATATGGAACGGTGAAGTTAAGTGTGTTTCAAAAGACGGAAAAGATTATTGGCTTTATTCGCACATGACTAAAAAATGTATGTTTGATGATGAGTGTAAATATATAATGATTTCATACAATATTACAGATAAAAAAGAATTAGAAAAATTAAAAAATCATTTGGAAGATTTAGTAGAACAAAAAACAAGTAAAATAAAAGCTCTTCTAAATATGACGGAAGAAAGTATCAGATATGCTTCATTAATACAAAAATCAATACTTCCGTCTGAAAAGGTGTTTGCAAAATGTTTTAAAGATTATTTCGTAATCTGGGAGCCTAAAGACGTACTCGGCGGTGATATATATTTTCTTGACGAAGTGAGAAAAAATGAATTTTTATTAATGTTAATCGATTGTACGGGACACGGTGTTCATGGCGCGTTAATGACAATGCTCGTAAAAGCTGTGCAAATGCATATTATAAACGAATTAAGTCTTTCTGAAAAAGAAATTTCTCCTGCTGAAATATTGGAAAAATTTAATGTTTCCATTAAATCAATATTGAAACAATACAATAAAGACTCAACTTCAAATGCAGGATTTGACGGAGCTATTATATATTACAACAAAGAAAAAAATATATTTAAATTTTCAAGCGCAAATGTACCGATATTTTATTTAGATGAAAATGAAGAGGTCAAAACTATAAGAGGAAATAAACGCTCAGTTGGAGATGTGTTTACAGATATTAATTATAAGTACACCGAATACGATATTAATATAAAAGAAGATATGAAATTTTATGTCACGACTGACGGATTTTTAGATCAGTTGGGAGGGGAAAGCGGATTCCCGTTTGGTAAAAAAAGATTTATGATGTTAATACAAAAATATCATAACAGCAGTTTTAGTTTACAAAAAGAACTTTTCTTGGAAGAATTGAGAAAATGGCAAAAGGATGAAATGAGAAACGATGATATTGCAGTAATCGGATTTAAAATATAA
- a CDS encoding LPP20 family lipoprotein: MKLKIALIVSAGMLFIGCSSKEAPKPQSAPQVSGECIIQNTEAPKWVCTGGDIKDYITAVGSAKPTPLGFSFQRSEAIAIARDEIAKQLQIKVKNMFKNYMATTGANTDSVEKATEYVSKQLTKQTLIGSKQLNMWIAPDKTLYVLVGVPLNAQKAKEVIKSSLKNEEALWQKFQAEKAQKELDEAIDKEFSY, translated from the coding sequence ATGAAACTAAAAATTGCTTTAATAGTAAGTGCAGGTATGTTATTTATTGGTTGTTCATCAAAAGAAGCTCCAAAACCCCAATCTGCTCCTCAAGTTAGTGGAGAATGTATTATACAAAATACCGAGGCTCCAAAATGGGTATGTACCGGAGGTGATATTAAAGATTATATAACAGCCGTAGGAAGTGCAAAACCAACTCCTTTAGGATTTAGCTTTCAAAGAAGTGAAGCAATTGCAATAGCAAGAGATGAAATAGCAAAACAATTACAAATAAAAGTAAAAAACATGTTTAAAAATTACATGGCTACAACAGGTGCAAATACCGATTCAGTTGAAAAAGCTACTGAATATGTATCCAAACAGTTAACAAAACAGACTTTGATAGGCTCAAAACAGCTTAATATGTGGATTGCACCTGATAAAACACTGTACGTATTAGTCGGAGTTCCGTTAAATGCCCAAAAAGCAAAAGAAGTGATTAAATCTTCTTTGAAAAATGAAGAAGCGTTATGGCAAAAATTTCAAGCAGAAAAAGCACAAAAAGAATTAGATGAAGCTATAGATAAAGAGTTTAGCTATTAA
- a CDS encoding substrate-binding periplasmic protein has product MKILLAIILGFSLYAKDILYICDDGAEWPPFVFYKRVNGKVDKSKVVGALVDMYNVMFKDLNITYKLDLLPWKRCTYLVSVYDRAKKYAIFPGLYSKERAKILYITKPIYTTHQVIWFSKKRFTKDEILNKVKNDINSLRICDVNGYNTSFYYTVFNLDKNKTINQEATSQCAVLKKISANRCDIMVASKEAILGYQMIGKCKIPEDISYVPYDKLKTSKFRLFISKKYPKAKELLQKINKEIEKMDKSGIREKILKKWIKE; this is encoded by the coding sequence ATGAAAATATTATTGGCAATAATTCTTGGGTTTAGTTTATATGCTAAAGATATATTGTACATATGTGATGACGGAGCTGAATGGCCGCCTTTTGTATTTTATAAAAGAGTTAATGGTAAAGTTGATAAAAGTAAGGTTGTAGGTGCTTTGGTTGATATGTATAATGTGATGTTTAAAGATCTTAACATTACATATAAACTTGATCTTCTTCCATGGAAAAGGTGTACTTATTTAGTATCAGTATATGACAGAGCAAAAAAATATGCTATTTTCCCAGGTCTTTATTCCAAAGAAAGGGCAAAAATATTATATATTACAAAACCAATATATACAACTCACCAAGTAATATGGTTTTCGAAAAAAAGATTTACCAAAGATGAAATACTTAATAAAGTTAAAAATGATATTAATTCTTTAAGAATATGTGACGTAAACGGTTATAACACTTCATTTTATTATACAGTGTTTAATTTGGATAAAAATAAAACAATTAATCAAGAAGCAACAAGTCAATGTGCTGTTTTGAAAAAAATATCCGCAAATAGGTGTGATATTATGGTTGCTTCTAAAGAGGCAATTTTAGGATATCAGATGATTGGTAAATGTAAGATTCCGGAAGATATCTCATATGTTCCTTATGATAAGTTAAAAACTTCCAAATTCAGACTTTTTATCTCGAAAAAATATCCTAAAGCAAAAGAACTGTTGCAAAAAATAAATAAAGAAATTGAAAAAATGGATAAAAGCGGAATTAGAGAAAAAATTTTAAAAAAATGGATAAAAGAGTAA